A region of the Polyodon spathula isolate WHYD16114869_AA chromosome 39, ASM1765450v1, whole genome shotgun sequence genome:
cacacacacacagacaaacacacacacacacacacacagattcacacacacacacacacacacacacttctcattgactctcactataatttgatttactatttctaactcgtCAGACAtagggtgaaagtcaacaacaaattaaacatttttggcactttatttaatttttttaaaggcatatttagttcttaaaaacgtgttttacaaagtggggacgtccacAACATCATTTCTTCAGGAGCTGCTATCTTTATGGGAACATTTTCTCAACTTTTGTCCGCACACTGATAGTAATAACTGcccagacactcacacacagacacagactcatCCACACTCACaacacaaatgtatatttgtatgcttttacctaacctttttattttttctgtaattgctATAGCTCAAGCAGTTTGGTATGTAAACCCCTGAGACGCAGGAGCTCCTTATCATGGCTTTCCTCTATCCCCTGATATGCAGCATACACAGTACTTGTGCTTTTATTTTGCCTGATTTGCATTTACAATGGTTTTACTGGGGGTACGACACACAAACCCTAAGAATAAACACATATCAGTTTGTTTCTGTGATGTTGATTTCCATTAGACACTTTCCTTGATTATTTTTGACAGATTACTGGAATGTCTTGTGCTGACAGACTGGCTTTCAGGGCGTTTCTGCAACTGTCCAGCAAAAAACTGAATCATAACATTAAATCTGTTTGGTTTTTTGTCTTCACTTAATTGCAATATTTTGTATGGAGGAAACAGCTCTGCTAATATAATTGCTTCCAGTcgactgtgttattttgtgtttccatACTGTCCGCTGTTCAGCTTGTGTGGAATCTGAAGCCTGAGGGAGCAGGTCATTAGTGCCAGCCCTTGCATAGCTGGTAGGCAGGGATCACAGTCTGAAGCCTGCAGGAATGTCCTTGCTATTCACTCCCAAGTACCTGGATTGCATTATTTCTGGATTGCTGGCTCTGTTCTCCCCTTCCTGGCTGCTACACTACAATGGCTGTGAGCAGTTTACTAggattttgtgttttctttttatctggCTGTGCatactgaaaatgaaaagccACAAACTATTAAACGGTATTTTTGAATAGTATTAAATCTTAAATGCTTAGCAATCCTTAACAAGGGAGGAGGGGCTAAATTCGCAAAGGTATTTAGTCCAAATCATGATTGgcccatttaaattttttttaaaaaaacacccaatTACGTCGTCTGAAGATGATTCTTATCAGTTTTAGaattttaattggtgttttttttttatttaaatgtagaagAAAATGTAGAAGAAGAATGCATTGCACTTTGgagtattattattcataataataataataataataatatattgcacATTAAGAAGAAGAGGAATGATGTTTTGTATAACACCATGTACAGTGCTTCACTCCCCAGTGGATTGTCTACATTGTCACACAGCTCCTTCCTCTCCATGGCATGGTGTGCTGGTTTCCTGGGCGCTCGGGGAGTCTCCTGAGAGCATCTTAATGATCCGACTTCCGCAACATTTCCTGGAAAGCATCTTAAACGCCtggctgcaaagaaaaaaaacaacagccttAGCGCTAACCTCCCTATTAGGGCAATGAGtcgtgctgggtgctgggtgctggggTGCTGGAGCACAGTATGATTGGTGTTGTGCATTCTCTCCCTGCACTACCACATGAAGTGGGAGTCGGAGTGAGGAACAGAGAGCATTACTCAATGCACAACACTGTCACACATTCTCTGAGTCCTGTGCTGAAATAACCTGGCAACATATTGAGCTGCACAGTGCTGTTCTGCTATAGACAACTCACAGATTAGAACTCAATGCACAGTGTTGTTCTGCTATAGACAAGTCACAGATTAGAACTCAATGCACAGTGTTGTTCTGCTATAGACAACTCACAGATTAGAACTCAATGCACAGTGCTGTTCTGCTATAGACAACTCACAGATTAGAACTCAAGCAACACCAGAGCCAGAATGGATGCTTTTTTACACAGCAGACTAGTAAAGAGGTCCACCCAGAACTCTAAATCCAcaatattcaaacacacacacacagccagcccagTGGGTTGAGTTACAGAGAGATGTGTGACTTAACACGTGTGAGATGGTGACAACTGACCTGTACTGAGTATGTGCTGTAATATAATGGTCCTCTCAGAGGTACATTATCACCTAGTAATGGATCTGAAATCAGATGCAAATATCATATTGTTACAGGAACTGTGTGCTGAAAAACAATCCCAGTGATGGATCAAACCAGGGCTGATGCTGTCTGAGTGCAGAATTACACCCGGGCATGGGATCACTATTCCCACAGCCTGGAGTGTTGCTCAACCACGTAACGATTGTGCACCACAGACTAAAACTCTTCTGCTTGGAGTAGCTGATATGATTATATTGTCAACAGCTTACAATGGAGTATATTCATTCTTTAAAACAAGACATATGTATTAAGCAGGTAACTGGTTTATCTGCTCCTCTCTGATCCAGTGTCACGTGGGTTTGAGTTGACGCGTTCATTGCCTCACGATATTTATACATTAACTGCATTAAACATGCATATTCTTTTCTACTGTGGTTTGGAATGAGTATTTTGTCTACGATTCAGCTGACATTACAGATTTGACCAATGTGCCTGAAattatatcaaaaatgaaaaggctattaatataaatattcaaACACATTCAATAGGGCTAAGTTATAAGATTAAAAGAACAACTGTGAAGCAATTTACTTTGATTGAACATTGTATAACCGCTGTCGTTTTTGATATTCTGTATTTACATTGTGCATTTTTGCATGTCCCTTATTAGGTTTACTTtgccacagtaattttgcagcttTCCCATGAATATATAGTGTGcattttaccatagtttaccctgtcTCTGCCGTGTCTCTTAGTGTGCTTTACCGTACCTCcgttatttacaatgcttacatgtgCTTGTACtctgcttccactgtgctttatcacattGCAATGCTTTGACTTAACGAAGGAGAAACTTCCTGTGTATCATGAATATACATACATCAAATGTAAATATCGTTTTACTAAAAATGATTACAAAGCATTTGACTCACTtttgttagaaaataaaaacGCTTCAAAgttattttgagccgattctgttgcctaattaaactcagaaagcGTTTCACTACAAAACCATGTCACTTGTTTTCCATTACTGTGCCTGACTCGTTTCGCGTCATTGTCATTTCAAACATACGTGACAAAAGACGTGAATTGCTCATCGCTGGTCCTAATTGAATTTCTTTCATGTAGTCGCCTAGTTTATcactgtgcttttgttattttcattcgTTTAAGAGTtctcctgacagattttcttttcagcatacaatccccagtacagagtgtacactTACATAGCAAGTCCACCATTTAAAATGTCCTAGGCTTGACTTGTATTAGCAAAgaataaaatatatcttaaacccagtctttaatatcagttttattaggatgcagacagGAAAGTAATGATTTCTAAGGGGGGATCAGAAAAGCAAAGCCCTAATTATTTGTAAAGAGACTCGGAATGTGGTGGAAGCGTGCTGCGCGTCTCGTCTGTGCGTGATGACGCGCTGTCCCGGCGTGTATAAGTAGTCGTTTCCAGGCGCCATTTCGTGTTtgcagagagaggagaaggaAGAGGGGAGGAATCGCGGTTAACAAGCACGAACAGCTCGGTAAGAATACGCGACCCTTTCTTCCAAAACTGAGCATATGTAAAGTGAACTGCAGGGGCCAAGGTGGGGTGTATCGGTTTTGCCAGtggtaagggtttttttttttttttttttttttttctctggcgTTTGGTTTTTCCCGCATTGTTCTTGTTCCTCGGCAGCCATTTTCTTTAGCCGGAGTAGGCGGCTGGTAAAGAAAGCCAGCTGGGTCTGTTGTTTTCGGTGCCTCTGAGTGTGAGCTTTGTGAAGGGAGTAGTCTGAACGGGTGAGAATGGATCCGCGACGTGTCGCAGCTGATGTTAAATGCGTTTCGCGTTCCTTGTCTGCAACAGGAGCCTCCGCCATTTTTGACGAACAAAGAGAGGCCGGGGGCCTCCTCGTGCTCGGTCGAGGACGGATTTTAATTGCAACGTGTctggttttttttgggtggggggaaAAATTCGATATACATTTTACACTTTTAATCGAGTTGTTAAACTAGAAAAGGAAGTGCATTTACCGTGCTATCGTCCCGGCTTCGTTTTGTGGTATAATGCAGCAGCTGCTTATTAAAATGGCTGCTAGGCAATATGTATAATCTGACCTTGCAGTTTAAACACATTGGACGTAACGTGTATGGTGTACTGTACCCTTCCTTGTGTAATGCTGTACTTCAGTGCTACGCGTAATTTAACTATATTGAAAGGATTATAAATGGTTGAAGATCATCAAACAAAAACTCCTTTTACAATCTGCCTCAGTCAACTACGTAAAAGCTTTCCCTAAATCTGTTGGTGCATTGAGGACCATGAATGAATGTTAAGTTACCTCCTGGAGGGGAGGCATTCAGAGAACCACCGTACAGCACTGAATTTGCTTTGTGATGCAGCGTTTGATCCAAGTGTTTGTGTACCGAAGACTAGCCTCCTATTGCCACTACTTGCACTAAAATTACGTTTAACAGTAAAGTATACAGTTCAGTTTAGGTTGATGTACATGTTTTGTGATGCAAGTCTAAAACATGGACTTGGAGACTAAGTTAGGAATGTTTCCATGTGCTATGCATTTCCTTTTTGTACTCATTTCTGCCTTTACAGTTCTCAGTGGGGCAGTTCACTGCTGTACATAATTTCTAATACAAAATCTGCTTGCAAAACCGATATCTGTTTCTATACTGACTACTGGCTACCTGTTCTGGGGTGGAAAAGTGCACTTTGGCATCTCAAAGTAACACAAGCCACTGCTAAAttgtaggtttaaaaaaaattgttttttgctaatcttgtgtaattattttgttgcaACAATGGTATGTTTGTTTGATGGAAATGTGTAATACATGAAAACTAAACCAAGCAAAATTCTTCTTTCAGTTTTTCTCCTACACGTTTGTGGAGTAGCAATTTTTGTTTAGAGAATTGATGCCAAGTGAAATGGGAGGTAATTACAAGACTTATTTTCATTTCTACAATGCATGCGAGAACAGTGCCCCTTCATGAAATGTTTGCTTTTGATGGTAATCCATGCATCCACAGATACTGGTCTGGAACTGCTTGGGCAGTAGTTGTTTCAGCATTCCTCCTGTGGAATAGCAACTGTTCCAAGGGCTTTGTTATCCTATTTCTTTCAATGAGATGGAATGCAAGCGTTTGTGACATACATTGCTTATTGAAAGTGGAACCCTGTTGCATGTTCTAGTCTAATATACACACTTCTAAGAAATgctgataatttaaaaaaaaaaaaacctaactggGTTTTGATGGCCAGACCTGTCTGTAGATAGCAGTTGATGCGGTGCCAGATTAAGCTATTTTATTCAGTAAATGTTAGGCAGTTTGCAAGTAACATGCCCCTGTTAAGTTTTGGTAAAGCGTTGCCTCTTTCTTTCAGATCCAGCCATGCATAGAGACTCTTGTCCCTTGGACTGCAAGGTCTATGTTGGTAACCTGGGTAACAATGGTAATAAAACAGAGCTGGAGCGCTCCTTTGGGTATTACGGCCCTCTGCGCAGCGTGTGGGTGGCCAGAAACCCACCCGGCTTTGCTTTTGTGGAGTTTGAAGATCCCCGTGATGCTGCTGATGCCGTTAGAGAGCTGGATGGAAGGTATACATACACCTGTTTGTATTGTTCTTATGCACTTGCCAGTTGATTTAAAGCTACAGTTGGAGGGGGGGGAAAGGATATTTGTATTATCTCAGTAGGCTCTGATTGATAGAAGTAATTTTAGTATACCTTGGAAAGGTAATTGGTTTCACCCACAGTTTCATTAAACATGTttgctttctgattttaaaatacaccAAAACGTTTATATGAAACTCTGTTCAATGGCTGCACAATTGTTCTGATCCAGACTTTCATCTTGTTTTTTAACCATGATGCTTTCAGTAATACAGGGTGCTGACATTCAGCTTTAAAAAATCGTCAGCGCATGATGTATGCAGAGCGGATTAGAACTAACCACTGTTTTTACTAGTTTCTTCAAAACACAACTTAACTCAGGCATTTGgaacagtcattttaaatgaGTGTTTAAGCAATTTTCTTGAACAGCTGTTGTCTAGAAACGGGGAGATCACTATTGCAGTGTAACCCACGAACTGGTTTGTAGTTCTCGACGTGAACCCTGTAATGCCTTCACGCAGGACCCTGTGCGGATGCAGGGTAAGGGTAGAGCTCTCCAATGGGGAGAAGCGTACCCGCAACAGGGGCCCGCCCCCGTCTTGGAGCAGACGTCCACGCGATGACAATCGGAGGAGGAGCCCGCCAGCGCGACGCAGGTACTTCACAAAGACAGCAGCCAGCTAGCTGCTATAGCCATTACCCAGAGCAATGTAGCTTTTAGAAACCAGACTGTAAAGGACTGAACACTGTAGTAAAGTACAACTGATCTAGTTTTGAATATTAATTTAATCCCAGGTGCTGAGTGTAAAGTCCAAATGGCTTTTAAATCATCTGCATACAGAGAAGCAACCCTTTATAAATAAAAGCTTTACACATTTTTGGCcagttttaatttagtgtgtaagGAACTAGTCTGACACTTGACCATTTATTTCATTAATGGGAACATTCAATTGCTATCTGTCGGGTTTAATATGCAACTCATCTTCATTGTCATTTGGTTAGTCTTAAACCAAGCTTTTTAGCCTTTAGATGCAGGTTCTAGAAAGTGTgtgctgggggaggggggggggaatttAGCTAGTCTGGTTTACTACCTATCATGGTGGAATAGGGCTGGGCAATTCTGTTTTGctaaactcaaaaaaaaaaaaaagtgaataaatggTTCAATTAGAACTTGCCATAAATTCTTCCCTGGCCTAAAATGCATCAGATGGATGGCTAGCACAGTGGTTCTCAAGATGATGCAGACACAGATTGGCAAGCTTTGTAGTTCAGATTTAGAGACCCATAACTTCATCTACTCTGCTCTTCATAACTTTCCCTGGACACTATTTGGTGTGCTAGGCTGCTAGCTGGTGCTAAAGTGGTTGAAAGATCAGTTTGAGAAGGGATTTCATAAATACCAGCTGTAGTTACACAGCATTTATGGAGTGGTGCATACTTAACAGAAACTAGTAGGTACATTATTCTTAAATGGTTAGTCTTGGCTTGACTTGGTGCAACTGAGAAATGCTGTGCTAGCGGTTTCATTGTGGCTGATCCCAATATTTAACAAATGTAACTACCAAGCTGGCGATTCCTCACATTAATGCCCAGTcctatttgtagtttttttgcaGCAATTGATAAAATGCTAGATTTGGTTTTAATGATagcttttgtttcatttttaaaggttgctttttttatttaccatctcaattaataaaaatgaacccCCGTTGCAGAGTCACCATCATGCCTCTTCTCACCACCCTCTGAGTCTGCATTAGCCAGTCAACTAGCCCTCTTTCAGCGTCATGTGACCACTGACCAGCGTGCCCCAATCAGCTTGGCTGGTGTTGTATCACATGACCCCAGGCATGGCCAGTCGTCAGGTTGCACCGCCCTTTGGTTCCTGAGCATGCTGTTTTCTGTCAGCCTTCTCTCCAACCTAAACCCAATCGGCAGCGGCCACCTCGACCGCCTACCACACATTCCTGACCAATCAGCTGTTTACTATTCCAAATGTCTACACAACAACCTACAGCAGCAGCCTTCGGCTAACCAATAAAAGCAGGAAAAATCCACAACCAACCCCCTCCGCCAACCAACTAAATGCAACATTCGGCAAATTCTACCTGGCCGCCAGTCTGGCAACCTCGCCATTTCTAGCTTGTTGAAAACCAAAAGACTAGTAAGTTTTTCCTGCTTCTACAGTTTACTGCTGGTTACAATTAAAGGAGTAAGCTGCTTCATAaggaaatcattttttattttcaatcaagGGCTGGTTGTGCATAATTGAGTTTTAAAGGTGAATGGGAATCTCATTTTATTTAGGTTATAGATTGACGTGCATGGCAACCCCCTGTCAATTTCAGCAGCTGTTTGCACTCTTCCTCAG
Encoded here:
- the srsf3b gene encoding serine/arginine-rich splicing factor 3b isoform X1, which codes for MPSEMGDPAMHRDSCPLDCKVYVGNLGNNGNKTELERSFGYYGPLRSVWVARNPPGFAFVEFEDPRDAADAVRELDGRTLCGCRVRVELSNGEKRTRNRGPPPSWSRRPRDDNRRRSPPARRRSPRRRSFSRSRSRSLSRDRRRERSLSRERNHKPSRSFSRSRSRSRSNERK
- the srsf3b gene encoding serine/arginine-rich splicing factor 3b isoform X2 — its product is MHRDSCPLDCKVYVGNLGNNGNKTELERSFGYYGPLRSVWVARNPPGFAFVEFEDPRDAADAVRELDGRTLCGCRVRVELSNGEKRTRNRGPPPSWSRRPRDDNRRRSPPARRRSPRRRSFSRSRSRSLSRDRRRERSLSRERNHKPSRSFSRSRSRSRSNERK